One Pseudomonadota bacterium DNA window includes the following coding sequences:
- a CDS encoding glycosyltransferase family 4 protein has translation MKLAFCLFNYFPFGGLEQDFLKISTECLVRGHSIDIYTMNWEGEKPDGTTVISVPYRGKSNHSQVASYAANLLKLIKQKHYNLVIGFNRIPGLDIYYAADVCFAARIKTQRSFLSRYTPRYRLFSEFEKAVFSRGAKTEIIILSEKEKLIYQSIYNTGESRIHIAPPGVDKDYIRSSFGIETRNNIRNKLGLNKKDIFVLMIGSHFHTKGVDRSIRALASLPSLMRESTYLFIIGKGKEKPYTKLAKKLGVENNVRFLGSRSDIPLFLAGADFVLQPSRIENTGNVIVEAITAGVSVMATDTCGYAVHIERADAGMILPSSKFNQKTMNNMLKEMLTSDKKEAWKLNALAYADKTDLYNRVQIVADLIEDIAKKNSGKQ, from the coding sequence ATGAAATTAGCTTTTTGTTTATTTAATTATTTTCCTTTCGGAGGTCTTGAACAAGACTTTCTTAAAATCAGCACAGAATGCCTTGTTAGAGGGCATAGTATTGATATTTATACAATGAATTGGGAGGGAGAAAAACCGGACGGAACAACGGTTATTTCTGTACCGTACCGGGGGAAAAGCAACCACAGCCAGGTTGCCTCATATGCAGCTAATCTATTAAAACTAATTAAGCAAAAACATTATAATCTTGTAATAGGATTTAACAGGATCCCCGGACTTGATATTTATTATGCTGCAGATGTTTGTTTTGCCGCACGAATAAAAACACAACGCTCATTTTTATCCCGATACACACCCCGCTACCGCTTGTTTTCTGAATTTGAAAAGGCTGTTTTTTCCAGGGGCGCAAAAACCGAAATTATCATTCTTTCCGAAAAGGAAAAGCTGATTTATCAATCCATATATAATACCGGGGAAAGTAGAATCCATATTGCACCTCCGGGTGTTGATAAAGATTATATTCGCTCATCTTTTGGCATTGAAACCCGGAATAATATCCGCAATAAACTCGGACTTAATAAAAAAGATATATTTGTTTTAATGATAGGATCACATTTTCATACCAAGGGAGTAGACCGGTCAATAAGAGCATTGGCCTCCCTGCCATCTTTAATGCGGGAATCAACTTATCTTTTTATTATAGGCAAGGGTAAAGAAAAGCCATACACCAAACTGGCGAAAAAACTGGGTGTGGAAAATAATGTTCGTTTTTTAGGCTCAAGAAGTGATATCCCTTTATTTCTGGCAGGAGCCGATTTTGTTCTACAGCCTTCGCGCATTGAAAATACCGGCAATGTAATAGTTGAAGCCATTACCGCAGGAGTTTCGGTCATGGCAACGGATACTTGCGGTTACGCCGTACATATTGAACGTGCAGATGCAGGCATGATACTGCCTTCATCAAAATTTAATCAAAAGACAATGAACAATATGCTAAAAGAAATGCTTACATCAGATAAAAAAGAAGCCTGGAAACTCAATGCTTTGGCATATGCCGATAAAACCGATCTTTATAATCGAGTCCAGATTGTAGCTGACCTTATTGAAGATATTGCAAAGAAAAATAGTGGCAAACAGTAA